A stretch of the Salvelinus fontinalis isolate EN_2023a chromosome 22, ASM2944872v1, whole genome shotgun sequence genome encodes the following:
- the LOC129819948 gene encoding geminin-like, whose product MSLRKMKPGNKASANIKSFFGGSIQDMGPSRKTLQVLQQAAVNKNLGRVMLGVPKRKQWNAEQGKGSKRVKAEVAVKSINTENENLPDGVTKEAYELMVKETPPSSYWKEVAEERRKALYNVLQENEKLHKDIDAKDEQIVQLKTENDELQELAQHIHHMADMIERLTGKSPESLDDLREITLGTEDELKELDESDDQCTSSDFTPGADVLDDVTEQQEDEPSEDDCVTELVH is encoded by the exons ATGTCCCTTAGGAAAATGAAACCTGGGAATAAAGCCTCTGCGAACATAAAG AGCTTTTTTGGTGGATCCATTCAAGACATGGGACCTTCAAGGAAAACTCTGCAAGTCCTCCAGCAAGCTGCAGTCAATAAGAACCTTGGCAGAGTAATGCTG ggggtTCCCAAAAGAAAACAGTGGAACGCAGAACAAGGGAAGGGCTCAAAGAGGGTGAAGGCTGAAGTTGCCGTCAAATCTATAAACACAGAAAATGAAAATCTACCTGATGGCGTTACCAAGGAGGCCTATGAACTAATGGTCAAAG AAACCCCTCCCTCCTCTTACTGGAAGGAGGTAGCTGAGGAGAGGCGAAAAGCGCTCTACAACGTTCTCCAGGAGAATGAGAAA TTGCACAAAGACATTGATGCCAAGGATGAGCAGATAGTGCAACTGAAGACAGAGAATGATGAGCTTCAGGAGCTGGCCCAGCACATACATCACATGGCTGACATGATAGAG AGGTTGACTGGAAAGAGTCCGGAAAGTCTGGATGACTTGAGAGAGATCACCCTTGGTACCGAAGATGAGTTGAAAGAGCTAGATGAATCTGATGACCAATGTACCAGCAGTGATTTCACACCCGGGGCTGATGTCTTGGATGATGTCACAGAACAACAGGAAGATGAACCCTCAGAGGATGATTGCGTGACAGAACTGGTGCACTGA